One genomic window of Triplophysa rosa linkage group LG11, Trosa_1v2, whole genome shotgun sequence includes the following:
- the LOC130561631 gene encoding uncharacterized protein LOC130561631, translated as MHWLPLVAMVIASALPFPQSPVPRLVAATIEPGRNDSNSSSYSTADISMPVNLTMDNISHDAVVFPNLSDSTHDKVLHRTVDTYKHSKVTESTITYEADHISKRPNQEKLENILSKNTKKQAYTDGGRTTGEDASKSHDRREYKSQKHASSQNNDVLKDYQPEHTFHKESRNEAETFLKDDTQGRLSNVMKVSLERFQMQDEMQSGGSSKEEESLEPVGGEVEMPMKTLKEGLGAELGFGLDVGVREEDQMFLLDAHPRVLFSSALSPPKHPPLLLMLELGLLADDVEVEESHAMDVAPPTQGESYRNLLLGLSDSNGPSFLTSSHKPSVRRKRQIGHNAQGRERSVCEAESGWVTDKKTAVDQKSQTVTILPMVQTQTGPLKQYFYETRCRKPSQEGKGEGLGVEGAGCLGVDKKYWMSKCETKQSFVRALASDINKRIGWRWIRIDSSCVCVLLTRGSYNRETKTERGRDREGKRYR; from the coding sequence ATGCACTGGCTTCCCCTGGTTGCCATGGTGATCGCCTCGGCCCTGCCTTTCCCTCAAAGTCCTGTACCCAGGCTTGTTGCCGCGACGATAGAGCCTGGCAGAAACGACAGCAACAGCAGCAGCTATTCAACAGCTGACATCAGCATGCCAGTCAACTTAACAATGGACAACATCTCCCATGATGCTGTTGTTTTTCCCAATTTGAGCGACAGTACCCACGACAAAGTTCTACACAGGACAGTTGATACCTACAAGCACAGCAAAGTAACGGAGAGCACGATTACGTACGAAGCGGACCATATATCCAAACGTCCAAACCAAGAGAAGCTAGAAAACATTTtatctaaaaacacaaaaaagcagGCATACACAGACGGAGGTAGGACTACTGGAGAAGATGCCTCCAAGTCACATGATCGTAGAGAATACAAATCACAGAAACATGCCAGTTCTCAAAACAATGACGTTCTCAAGGACTATCAACCTGAGCATACATTCCACAAAGAAAGCCGTAATGAGGCAGAGACTTTTCTTAAAGATGACACACAGGGCAGGCTGTCAAATGTGATGAAAGTCTCTCTGGAGAGGTTTCAAATGCAGGACGAAATGCAATCTGGTGGCAGCAGCAAAGAAGAAGAGTCGCTGGAGCCTGTTGGAGGTGAGGTGGAGATGCCAATGAAGACTCTGAAGGAAGGCTTGGGAGCCGAACTGGGCTTCGGGTTAGACGTAGGTGTGCGAGAAGAAGATCAGATGTTTTTGCTGGACGCCCATCCCCGggttctcttctcttctgcccTCTCTCCACCCAAACACCCTCCTCTGCTTCTAATGCTGGAGTTAGGGTTGCTGGCTGATGATGTTGAGGTTGAGGAAAGCCACGCAATGGACGTTGCCCCACCCACACAAGGAGAGTCATACAGAAACTTACTGCTGGGTCTCTCGGATTCCAATGGCCCTTCATTCCTCACATCGTCCCACAAGCCAAGTGTCCGTCGCAAGCGCCAAATCGGCCACAATGCACAGGGCCGCGAACGCTCGGTGTGTGAAGCTGAAAGCGGGTGGGTCACTGACAAGAAAACCGCAGTGGACCAGAAGAGCCAAACCGTCACTATCCTGCCAATGGTCCAGACGCAGACGGGGCCGCTGAAGCAGTACTTCTACGAGACGAGGTGCCGTAAGCCATCTCAGGAGGGTAAAGGGGAGGGGCTGGGGGTGGAGGGTGCTGGCTGCTTGGGAGTTGATAAGAAATACTGGATGAGCAAGTGTGAAACCAAACAGTCGTTCGTACGTGCACTCGCGTCTGATATCAATAAGAGAATAGGATGGAGGTGGATTCGAATCGACTCGTCCTGCGTGTGCGTGCTGCTCACCAGAGGATCATACAACAGAGAGACGAAAACAGAGAGGGGAAGAGATCGAGAAGGTAAGAGGTACAGATAA